The region CGGAAGCACAGTCAGTGCCATCGCATACCTTGCAGACCCAGCAAATTTCTTTTCCAAATCGGACTCTAGCGTTAGCCGCTATCTCCTTCTCTGAAATGGAATATAGTTCGTCAGAAGTAAATTTTACAGTATCTAATACTTGGGAGAAGATACTCTCCGCTTGTGAAAGAGTTTCCGCAGAAATGATCACATGCCCTGTCTTCTCGATATTATTCGTAGGCTCTGGGATCACATCTCCTATCTTGTGCAGAAGATAAATATCAGTGACTCCTTCTATCTTCTTCGCCTCTTCTAATCCATCGATAGATAGAAGTTTTCCCTTAGGAGCAAGCAATGCTCTTTCGATAGAGACCCGATTGAACAAAGGATCTAAATTGTCTGGCTCTTCGCCCAACGCGATGAGTATGGCGGCTCGGTTTAAATTAATCCCGCTGGAAAGAGGAAAAGTAAATGCGGACATGAAACCGCCGGATAGACGAGCAGCAATCTCTCCTACCTTAACTCCGGTGGGAGTCACCTTGATATCGCCTTTGCCGGCCCCTCTTTTGATCCCAAGCGCTTGCATTCCTCTGAACATCACATCTTCTATCTCTTTCTGTATAGAAGGAGAAAGTGCAGAAGGCATATTATGGCCCATCTCTATAAAGTAAGGCTCTCTTTCAATGATCCGATCGGCAAGTCCGGTGATCCTAAAATTTCCATCCCAGGCAAGAGCATCCACGGAAACTTCAGGACCGGGCATGTATTCTTCTAGGATCATTTCTCCAGTGGGAGAATATTTCTTGGCATGCTTGAATGCAGCCTGGAGCTCTTCTCGATTATTGACCTTTACGACCCCGCGAGCTCCCATATTGTCTGCAGGTTTCATCACCAAAGGAAACTGTAGGAACTCCAACGCATCTCGTGTGTCTTGGATGCTCCAAACGGGAGCAAAACCGGGAATGGGAACGCCTGCCTTTTTCAATCTCTCCCGCATCTTGACCTTATTGGAAGCTGCTTCCGCATCGACGAAGCGTATCCCAGGTAAATCCAGGGCATTTGCAACAGCAGCAACTGTCATGCTCGCGTCCGTTCCAGCCGTGATCACACCATCTATCTTAGTGGTAGCGGAAAGCCTTTTGGACTCTCTCACCATTCCCTCGATATCCTTTGTAGACATGATCATAGGAAGATCGCATACCTTCAAGCCTGGCGCGTCCGGATTCATATCCGCTACAACAGTTCTAAGTTGCATTGTCTTTGCGGTTTGGATGATCGGAACCTGTAACAGTCCCCCACCTATGATTAGAATCGTCTTACCGGCGATCTTTTTACTCACGGAAGAACAGAAACTCCCACATTAGAATTTTCTAATACAGATACATCCGATTTTTCGTAGGTGACTACACTTCCCTTGCGGATGATCCCACCTGCAAGCAGATAGTTCCCATTCGAAGGATAGAATACTGCAGATTGGCCGGGAGCAACTCCTTTGACTTCTTCTAAAGGAAAGACACGGATCTGGTTTTCTTCTCTGACTACTTTGGCTGCGATCGGCTTGGATCTATATCGGACCTGCACCCTGCATTCTGTTTCTTCCGTTCCGGAAACAGGCGCCCAAGCTTGCAGATTCAAATCCTCGACCACAAACGATTCGACAAAAGTTTGTCGCTCTTCTCCCAAGATCACTGTTCCATCGTCTTGGATTGAGATGACGTATAGCGGAGATTTCCAGGCGATCCCAAGGCCTTTTCTTTGACCTATGGTAAAGTTTTCCTTACCAGTATGATGACCGATTACCTGTCCGTTCTGCAGAGCAAACGCTCCCGGAGTGAAGTCGATATTCTTCTTAGCCAAGAATTTTCTATAATCGTTTTCTGGAATAAAACAGATCTCTTGGGATTCCGCCTTCTCAGCGACCGGCAATCCCATTCTTCTTGCGATCTCTCTCACCTCTGGTTTGGTCATTCCTCCCAGAGGGAATACGGTATTCTTCAGATTCTCTTGAGAAAGTCCGTATAAATAATAAGCCTGGTTCTTATTCATGTCTTCGGCGTTTGCTACAGAATAGCGGCCGTCCACTTCTAGGATCCTAGCATAATGACCAGTGGCTATTTTATCGATCCCTAACGCCTTCGCCTTGTCGAACAAGGCTCCAAATTTCACGAAAGTATTGCATTCCACACATGGATTCGGAGTCTTTCCTTCCTTGTAATCGTTTACGAAACGATCGATTACCTTCTCTTGGAAGAGCTTCTCCATCTTGATCACATAAAACGGTATATTCAAGGAGAGACCCACATCTCGGGCGTCCCGGATATCTTCCGGTGAGCAGCAGGATTTTTTGGTAGTATCGCAAGCTGGCGCCTCATATTCCCAAGTGCGCAGGTTTACACCGATCACCTCGTAACCTTCTTCCATAAGAAGGCCTGCGGTAACCGCGCTATCCACTCCACCACTCATTGCTACGATGATCTTTCCCTTACTCATTTGCCGGGTCCGTTTCCTTTCCTACTATACCAATAAGACTCCTTTTTGTGTCCAAAAGAATTCGATAGTTTTCCATCCAATTCCGGCCCAGAATCCCAACGATGCCCTTTCTATAGTCCCAATGCAATGCATCGGGGGGAATGCCTCCCGGAAAGACCTCTAAGTCCGGCAGACAAAAGCGGAAACCCTCGTAGTTATTTTTAACAAAAACAGGACAGAAAGGCTTCAGAATACGGATCTTGGCATTCAACTTCCCTCCTCCGAAATTATAAACGCTGGCATCCTTTCCTTCCAAATACTCAGTCGGGTGATCTCCTTGGATGGTGTCCCAATCCAAAACGCTGTATTCAGCGCCGGTATCCAAGATCCAAGATTCCTTTCTGATCCCGGGAGGACGAAGAAGCACCGCAGTCGGTTGGCCGGATCTCAGAAGCATAGGAAATAAATTTTCTTCCGGAAAACCGGGGGCAGATTTAGAAGAAGGAGATTTCCAGATAGAAAGCCTATCCGGAAGTTCCAGTTGGATCACATGACCCAAAAATGCATTCATGCCCAGAATACCGTTCACTCTCAGTTCTTTCGGAAAATTATGAGAGAAGAATTCAACGTTTTCGAAGACCTTAATCCCTCCCGCATATAGATCGTTTTGGATTGCCTTGCGAACGGACTGAACTGCACCACCAGGAAAGCTAGCGCTCAAAAATTTGCGGGGAGAATTCTCCGGAACGAAATCATCTTCTAAGAAAGAAACGAATGCACCGGTATCTATCAGAAATCTCAGAGGCTCTCTTCCTTGTTCCATGGAAAGATAAAGAACAGGAAGATGATCCACTTCTTTCAGAGGAAGACGGATCCAAGCGCCTCCAGCTTCCTTTTCATAATGTATATAACCCGAAAAAAGATTTCGAATATCGAAAGAAGAACAACTCAAATGAAAGCTGAATAAAAAGAGAAAGAGAAGAAGCCCGCGAGGAATCATATTATCTTTTTTGTATATAATTCTTTCCAAAACCCAGTAAGATTGCCAGGCTTTCCATAAAAATCGATCTTTTTTTTAGGAACGGATAGAAGAAAGAAGAGAAGGATTTTCCCGAAGCACGGGAAAATCCGTTTTGATCAGATAAGTTTTTTAATGCAGCGGGAGTTTGGGCAGCGAGTATAATCGATCACGCAGTCCCTATATTCGATCCCGGTCATAGTATCCTTTGCTTTATACTCTATAAAACAAGAATAGGGAGAGAAATCGAATTCTTCTCGGCCGAGAGCACGGTTTCGGATCCTCTTACCGAGTTCTGCCTCTTCGATCTGGTTGATATAATAATGGTCCAGCTCTAGATGTCTTTCCATGCTAGAACCTTCGGCAGAATGACGGATTTCGATAAGGCAAAGAAGCCTAGAAATCCGTGAAAAAAATTAATTCTCTACAGGTACCCGAAAGCTGATCGTCCGGTTTTTGCCCGAATGCTTGGCTTCGTACAATGCCTTGTCCGCTCTCTCGATCAGATCCTTATTATTCCTGTCTGTGGTCCAAAACTCCGAAACCCCGATAGAAAGAGTGACCTGGAAATCAGGCCCGCCATTCGGATTAGGAATAGAACTGGATTCAACTGCCTTCCGCAGCCTTTCTCCCATTTCGTAGCCTCGTTTCAGATCGGCGCTTGGCATGACTAAACAGAATTCTTCCCCACCGTAACGAGCAGCAATATCATGCTTTCCTGCACATTGGATCAGCCTTCTTGCGACCTCGATAAGCACCTGGTCTCCTGCCTGGTGACCATGAGTGTCATTGAACTTCTTGAAATTGTCTACGTCCGTAAATAGAAGTGCGAGATTCGCTCTCTTCTTTCTACAGCGTTCCATCTCTTCTTTCAATTTGGTTTGGAAATAGTGATGCACTTTCAAACCGGTCATCATGTCCACTGTGGCCAGTTCATATAGACGGGAGTTCTCGACGGCAATCCCTGCGAGAGTAGAAAGAGTAGTGAGAAAGTCTCTATCTTCCTCCATCCATTCTCCCATCGTGATCTTTTCACCGAGAAGAAGAAGTCCGTTTACTTTTCCTTTTGCGTTGAGAGGAATGATCAAGTCCCCGCCGATTCTGCGTAGGAACTCCAACTCCGGACTGAGTCCCATGGCTTCCTCGACCTGATCGGGAGTCATAGCCTTCAGTTTCGTTTCTAAGAAAGTGATAAGAGGTGCGTCTGTTTTGATCTTGAAGCCGGAGTCATCCTCGGCTAGATCGAATCCTTTAAAGCTAGGCTCTAACTCGAAATAATTCGAGTCTGCTTCTGGAGCTAAGAAAATAGCTGCACTCAACGTTTGCAATTGAGCCAAGCAAATATTCAGGATAGCATC is a window of Leptospira semungkisensis DNA encoding:
- a CDS encoding sensor domain-containing diguanylate cyclase; translation: MIGKDNDPLMIEYYEKKIYDQKQLLEISKALNSTLDYKYLIDAILNICLAQLQTLSAAIFLAPEADSNYFELEPSFKGFDLAEDDSGFKIKTDAPLITFLETKLKAMTPDQVEEAMGLSPELEFLRRIGGDLIIPLNAKGKVNGLLLLGEKITMGEWMEEDRDFLTTLSTLAGIAVENSRLYELATVDMMTGLKVHHYFQTKLKEEMERCRKKRANLALLFTDVDNFKKFNDTHGHQAGDQVLIEVARRLIQCAGKHDIAARYGGEEFCLVMPSADLKRGYEMGERLRKAVESSSIPNPNGGPDFQVTLSIGVSEFWTTDRNNKDLIERADKALYEAKHSGKNRTISFRVPVEN
- a CDS encoding aspartyl protease; the encoded protein is MIPRGLLLFLFLFSFHLSCSSFDIRNLFSGYIHYEKEAGGAWIRLPLKEVDHLPVLYLSMEQGREPLRFLIDTGAFVSFLEDDFVPENSPRKFLSASFPGGAVQSVRKAIQNDLYAGGIKVFENVEFFSHNFPKELRVNGILGMNAFLGHVIQLELPDRLSIWKSPSSKSAPGFPEENLFPMLLRSGQPTAVLLRPPGIRKESWILDTGAEYSVLDWDTIQGDHPTEYLEGKDASVYNFGGGKLNAKIRILKPFCPVFVKNNYEGFRFCLPDLEVFPGGIPPDALHWDYRKGIVGILGRNWMENYRILLDTKRSLIGIVGKETDPANE
- the mnmA gene encoding tRNA 2-thiouridine(34) synthase MnmA yields the protein MSKGKIIVAMSGGVDSAVTAGLLMEEGYEVIGVNLRTWEYEAPACDTTKKSCCSPEDIRDARDVGLSLNIPFYVIKMEKLFQEKVIDRFVNDYKEGKTPNPCVECNTFVKFGALFDKAKALGIDKIATGHYARILEVDGRYSVANAEDMNKNQAYYLYGLSQENLKNTVFPLGGMTKPEVREIARRMGLPVAEKAESQEICFIPENDYRKFLAKKNIDFTPGAFALQNGQVIGHHTGKENFTIGQRKGLGIAWKSPLYVISIQDDGTVILGEERQTFVESFVVEDLNLQAWAPVSGTEETECRVQVRYRSKPIAAKVVREENQIRVFPLEEVKGVAPGQSAVFYPSNGNYLLAGGIIRKGSVVTYEKSDVSVLENSNVGVSVLP
- a CDS encoding alpha-hydroxy-acid oxidizing protein, whose translation is MSKKIAGKTILIIGGGLLQVPIIQTAKTMQLRTVVADMNPDAPGLKVCDLPMIMSTKDIEGMVRESKRLSATTKIDGVITAGTDASMTVAAVANALDLPGIRFVDAEAASNKVKMRERLKKAGVPIPGFAPVWSIQDTRDALEFLQFPLVMKPADNMGARGVVKVNNREELQAAFKHAKKYSPTGEMILEEYMPGPEVSVDALAWDGNFRITGLADRIIEREPYFIEMGHNMPSALSPSIQKEIEDVMFRGMQALGIKRGAGKGDIKVTPTGVKVGEIAARLSGGFMSAFTFPLSSGINLNRAAILIALGEEPDNLDPLFNRVSIERALLAPKGKLLSIDGLEEAKKIEGVTDIYLLHKIGDVIPEPTNNIEKTGHVIISAETLSQAESIFSQVLDTVKFTSDELYSISEKEIAANARVRFGKEICWVCKVCDGTDCASGVPGMGGVGRMLTFQDNAKALAEYSILPRYIRDNVQADTTTNFLGRSLSTSFMCAPMTGAITNMSGAMDEYTLAAVLLEGCLASGSLAWLGDGASPEKYLIILEALKKVGGAGILICKPREDEGLIRERFQEAETQGVLALGMDIDAVNFKTLVQKKIPSITRGVDALSKIRSYTKLPFIIKGVMSPEDAVLAKEAGADVIVVSNHGGRVLDDMPGTARVLPKIREALGKDFPICVDGGVRSGADVFKMHALGADTVLVGRPMAISAVGGGVAGVRFLVSQYSEGLIQAMNTVGVSKVSEIRKEFIFKKKEEEIS